A section of the Telopea speciosissima isolate NSW1024214 ecotype Mountain lineage chromosome 3, Tspe_v1, whole genome shotgun sequence genome encodes:
- the LOC122656473 gene encoding B3 domain-containing protein Os02g0598200-like isoform X2, giving the protein MGYKNDVCTECTKKCLLIHGKRESSPTVTSFFKVLVGDGFSEVLFIPPKFARTVSSMLGRKTYLEDSSGQRWSVKVSTIDGSLAFRQGWDEFASDHFLENGQFLVFTYIIGSHFVVQIYDKSGCEKLNFSQKLTSGGKKAKPKLCSDHLPSDGRKPVPMEAHFPMVDRGYMNEQGSSSTVPSSSNIEIIDSDDKDAEKTVMAAKCNSLCDISRERPKSDATVDCTEVPFYIIDRDFTTEQDETRTALFDLSNFEILRDQSGANRMENVSVAVGKETSSYRQGDPEKPQASVGEGTVHKDPVAVNESCGQASFDVSDLEVTEMECSAEVIDKVPSKFKKDSCCHHASLRPQIPSSGQPDEKKSGNPDMSKIVFGQYPLATRRNINDLGTKSVVKVKMEEAPLIGSSGSVPQIITKVPGCFGAPAALEGEKGTKSVVKVKMEEAPLIGSSGSVPQIITKVPGYFGAPVALEGTKSVVKIKMEETPLIGSSGSVPQIITKVPGCFGAPVALKGEKGKGLKVVKKEDGGMMKEANVCLTGKISKTSKEESGEKFSHGSKDKGSTYISVKTEPMDSDDFSSSDLIDFCDSVTAVTQSWLELPTVSVSWKGKLRMDRKLVLLRDPAMKVWAVLYHERPGFRVLTSGWEAFAKANNIQPGDTCIFGVESRSEGLFRVNIVRRG; this is encoded by the exons atgGGTTACAAGAATGACGTATGCACGGAATGTACTAAAAAATGCTTGTTGATCCATGGAAAGAGAGAATCTTCTCCTACGGTTACTTCGTTCTTCAAAGTCTTGGTTGGTGATGGCTTCTCCGAAGTTCTG TTCATCCCTCCTAAATTTGCACGCACGGTTAGCTCCATGCTTGGTCGAAAAACTTATCTGGAAGACTCGAGTGGACAACGTTGGAGTGTCAAAGTATCCACTATTGATGGCTCCTTAGCTTTTCGACAAGGGTGGGATGAATTTGCATCAGATCATTTTCTGGAAAATGGGCAGTTTTTAGTATTCACTTACATTATTGGATCACACTTTGTGGTTCAAATATATGATAAAAGTGGATGTGAAAAGTTAAATTTCTCTCAGAAACTGACGAGTGGCGGGAAAAAGGCTAAGCCTAAGCTTTGCTCTGATCATTTGCCTTCAGATGGCAGAAAACCTGTTCCTATGGAGGCTCATTTTCCAATGGTTGATAGAGGTTATATGAATGAGCAGGGCTCAAGTTCAACAGTACCTTCTTCATCTAATATTGAAATAATTGACAGTGATGATAAAGATGCTGAGAAGACAGTGATGGCTGCTAAATGCAATTCTCTTTGTGATATTAGCCGAGAAAGACCTAAATCCGATGCAACAGTAGACTGCACAGAAGTTCCATTCTACATAATCGATAGAGACTTCACAACCGAACAAGATGAAACCAGGACTGCCCTTTTTGATTTGTCGAACTTTGAAATATTGAGAGACCAATCTGGGGCCAATCGAATGGAGAATGTGTCAGTTGCTGTTGGAAAGGAAACATCTTCCTATCGTCAGGGGGACCCAGAAAAACCTCAAGCCTCAGTTGGAGAAGGCACTGTACATAAAGATCCAGTGGCTGTTAATGAATCCTGTGGACAAGCTTCTTTTGATGTATCTGACTTGGAAGTGACTGAGATGGAATGCAGTGCTGAAGTTATAGACAAA GTGCcctcaaaattcaaaaaggaTTCCTGTTGCCACCATGCCTCTTTGCGACCCCAAATTCCATCTTCAGGGCAGCCTGATGAAAAGAAGAGCGGGAACCCTGATATGTCCAAGATTGTCTTTGGCCAATATCCTCTTGCTACGAGACGGAACATCAATGATTTGG gaaccaagtcagtggtTAAAGTCAAAATGGAAGAAGCTCCCCTTATCGGAAGCAGTGGAAGTGTTCCACAGATTATCACTAAAGTACCTGGGTGCTTTGGTGCTCCAGCTGCCTTGGAAGGAGAAAAGG gaaccaagtcagtggtAAAAGTCAAAATGGAAGAAGCTCCCCTTATCGGAAGCAGTGGAAGTGTTCCACAGATTATCACTAAAGTACCTGGGTACTTTGGTGCTCCAGTTGCCTTGGAAG gaaccaagtcagtggtAAAAATCAAAATGGAAGAAACTCCCCTTATTGGAAGCAGTGGAAGTGTTCCGCAAATTATCACTAAAGTACCTGGGTGCTTTGGTGCTCCAGTTGCCTTGAAAGGAGAAAAGG GGAAAGGGCTGAAGGTAGTTAAGAAAGAGGATGGAGGAATGATGAAGGAAGCCAatg TGTGTTTGACAGGGAAGATATCCAAGACAAGTAAAGAAGAGTCTGGGGAGAAATTTAGTCATGGTTCCAAAGACAAGGGAAGCACTTACATATCTGTGAAAACAGAACCAATGGATTCAGATGATTTCTCATCATCCGATTTGATCGATTTTTGCGATTCAGTGACGGCAGTAACTCAGTCTTGGCTT GAGTTGCCAACAGTTTCAGTTTCGTGGAAGGGGAAGTTAAGAATGGATAGGAAGTTAGTGCTCCTTCGTGATCCAGCCATGAAAGTGTGGGCAGTCCTCTATCACGAAAGACCTGGGTTCAGAGTCTTAACCAGCGGGTGGGAAGCTTTCGCCAAGGCAAACAACATTCAACCAGGAGATACATGCATTTTTGGAGTTGAAAGTCGATCAGAAGGTCTATTCCGTGTGAATATTGTCAGGAG agGTTGA
- the LOC122656473 gene encoding B3 domain-containing protein Os02g0598200-like isoform X5 has product MGYKNDVCTECTKKCLLIHGKRESSPTVTSFFKVLVGDGFSEVLFIPPKFARTVSSMLGRKTYLEDSSGQRWSVKVSTIDGSLAFRQGWDEFASDHFLENGQFLVFTYIIGSHFVVQIYDKSGCEKLNFSQKLTSGGKKAKPKLCSDHLPSDGRKPVPMEAHFPMVDRGYMNEQGSSSTVPSSSNIEIIDSDDKDAEKTVMAAKCNSLCDISRERPKSDATVDCTEVPFYIIDRDFTTEQDETRTALFDLSNFEILRDQSGANRMENVSVAVGKETSSYRQGDPEKPQASVGEGTVHKDPVAVNESCGQASFDVSDLEVTEMECSAEVIDKVPSKFKKDSCCHHASLRPQIPSSGQPDEKKSGNPDMSKIVFGQYPLATRRNINDLGTKSVVKVKMEEAPLIGSSGSVPQIITKVPGCFGAPAALEGEKVKMEEAPLIGSSGSVPQIITKVPGYFGAPVALEGTKSVVKIKMEETPLIGSSGSVPQIITKVPGCFGAPVALKGEKGKGLKVVKKEDGGMMKEANVCLTGKISKTSKEESGEKFSHGSKDKGSTYISVKTEPMDSDDFSSSDLIDFCDSVTAVTQSWLELPTVSVSWKGKLRMDRKLVLLRDPAMKVWAVLYHERPGFRVLTSGWEAFAKANNIQPGDTCIFGVESRSEGLFRVNIVRRSLHL; this is encoded by the exons atgGGTTACAAGAATGACGTATGCACGGAATGTACTAAAAAATGCTTGTTGATCCATGGAAAGAGAGAATCTTCTCCTACGGTTACTTCGTTCTTCAAAGTCTTGGTTGGTGATGGCTTCTCCGAAGTTCTG TTCATCCCTCCTAAATTTGCACGCACGGTTAGCTCCATGCTTGGTCGAAAAACTTATCTGGAAGACTCGAGTGGACAACGTTGGAGTGTCAAAGTATCCACTATTGATGGCTCCTTAGCTTTTCGACAAGGGTGGGATGAATTTGCATCAGATCATTTTCTGGAAAATGGGCAGTTTTTAGTATTCACTTACATTATTGGATCACACTTTGTGGTTCAAATATATGATAAAAGTGGATGTGAAAAGTTAAATTTCTCTCAGAAACTGACGAGTGGCGGGAAAAAGGCTAAGCCTAAGCTTTGCTCTGATCATTTGCCTTCAGATGGCAGAAAACCTGTTCCTATGGAGGCTCATTTTCCAATGGTTGATAGAGGTTATATGAATGAGCAGGGCTCAAGTTCAACAGTACCTTCTTCATCTAATATTGAAATAATTGACAGTGATGATAAAGATGCTGAGAAGACAGTGATGGCTGCTAAATGCAATTCTCTTTGTGATATTAGCCGAGAAAGACCTAAATCCGATGCAACAGTAGACTGCACAGAAGTTCCATTCTACATAATCGATAGAGACTTCACAACCGAACAAGATGAAACCAGGACTGCCCTTTTTGATTTGTCGAACTTTGAAATATTGAGAGACCAATCTGGGGCCAATCGAATGGAGAATGTGTCAGTTGCTGTTGGAAAGGAAACATCTTCCTATCGTCAGGGGGACCCAGAAAAACCTCAAGCCTCAGTTGGAGAAGGCACTGTACATAAAGATCCAGTGGCTGTTAATGAATCCTGTGGACAAGCTTCTTTTGATGTATCTGACTTGGAAGTGACTGAGATGGAATGCAGTGCTGAAGTTATAGACAAA GTGCcctcaaaattcaaaaaggaTTCCTGTTGCCACCATGCCTCTTTGCGACCCCAAATTCCATCTTCAGGGCAGCCTGATGAAAAGAAGAGCGGGAACCCTGATATGTCCAAGATTGTCTTTGGCCAATATCCTCTTGCTACGAGACGGAACATCAATGATTTGG gaaccaagtcagtggtTAAAGTCAAAATGGAAGAAGCTCCCCTTATCGGAAGCAGTGGAAGTGTTCCACAGATTATCACTAAAGTACCTGGGTGCTTTGGTGCTCCAGCTGCCTTGGAAGGAGAAAAGG TCAAAATGGAAGAAGCTCCCCTTATCGGAAGCAGTGGAAGTGTTCCACAGATTATCACTAAAGTACCTGGGTACTTTGGTGCTCCAGTTGCCTTGGAAG gaaccaagtcagtggtAAAAATCAAAATGGAAGAAACTCCCCTTATTGGAAGCAGTGGAAGTGTTCCGCAAATTATCACTAAAGTACCTGGGTGCTTTGGTGCTCCAGTTGCCTTGAAAGGAGAAAAGG GGAAAGGGCTGAAGGTAGTTAAGAAAGAGGATGGAGGAATGATGAAGGAAGCCAatg TGTGTTTGACAGGGAAGATATCCAAGACAAGTAAAGAAGAGTCTGGGGAGAAATTTAGTCATGGTTCCAAAGACAAGGGAAGCACTTACATATCTGTGAAAACAGAACCAATGGATTCAGATGATTTCTCATCATCCGATTTGATCGATTTTTGCGATTCAGTGACGGCAGTAACTCAGTCTTGGCTT GAGTTGCCAACAGTTTCAGTTTCGTGGAAGGGGAAGTTAAGAATGGATAGGAAGTTAGTGCTCCTTCGTGATCCAGCCATGAAAGTGTGGGCAGTCCTCTATCACGAAAGACCTGGGTTCAGAGTCTTAACCAGCGGGTGGGAAGCTTTCGCCAAGGCAAACAACATTCAACCAGGAGATACATGCATTTTTGGAGTTGAAAGTCGATCAGAAGGTCTATTCCGTGTGAATATTGTCAGGAG AAGTTTGCACTTGTAA
- the LOC122656473 gene encoding B3 domain-containing protein Os02g0598200-like isoform X3, with protein sequence MGYKNDVCTECTKKCLLIHGKRESSPTVTSFFKVLVGDGFSEVLFIPPKFARTVSSMLGRKTYLEDSSGQRWSVKVSTIDGSLAFRQGWDEFASDHFLENGQFLVFTYIIGSHFVVQIYDKSGCEKLNFSQKLTSGGKKAKPKLCSDHLPSDGRKPVPMEAHFPMVDRGYMNEQGSSSTVPSSSNIEIIDSDDKDAEKTVMAAKCNSLCDISRERPKSDATVDCTEVPFYIIDRDFTTEQDETRTALFDLSNFEILRDQSGANRMENVSVAVGKETSSYRQGDPEKPQASVGEGTVHKDPVAVNESCGQASFDVSDLEVTEMECSAEVIDKVPSKFKKDSCCHHASLRPQIPSSGQPDEKKSGNPDMSKIVFGQYPLATRRNINDLGTKSVVKVKMEEAPLIGSSGSVPQIITKVPGCFGAPAALEGEKGTKSVVKVKMEEAPLIGSSGSVPQIITKVPGYFGAPVALEGTKSVVKIKMEETPLIGSSGSVPQIITKVPGCFGAPVALKGEKGKGLKVVKKEDGGMMKEANGKISKTSKEESGEKFSHGSKDKGSTYISVKTEPMDSDDFSSSDLIDFCDSVTAVTQSWLELPTVSVSWKGKLRMDRKLVLLRDPAMKVWAVLYHERPGFRVLTSGWEAFAKANNIQPGDTCIFGVESRSEGLFRVNIVRRSLHL encoded by the exons atgGGTTACAAGAATGACGTATGCACGGAATGTACTAAAAAATGCTTGTTGATCCATGGAAAGAGAGAATCTTCTCCTACGGTTACTTCGTTCTTCAAAGTCTTGGTTGGTGATGGCTTCTCCGAAGTTCTG TTCATCCCTCCTAAATTTGCACGCACGGTTAGCTCCATGCTTGGTCGAAAAACTTATCTGGAAGACTCGAGTGGACAACGTTGGAGTGTCAAAGTATCCACTATTGATGGCTCCTTAGCTTTTCGACAAGGGTGGGATGAATTTGCATCAGATCATTTTCTGGAAAATGGGCAGTTTTTAGTATTCACTTACATTATTGGATCACACTTTGTGGTTCAAATATATGATAAAAGTGGATGTGAAAAGTTAAATTTCTCTCAGAAACTGACGAGTGGCGGGAAAAAGGCTAAGCCTAAGCTTTGCTCTGATCATTTGCCTTCAGATGGCAGAAAACCTGTTCCTATGGAGGCTCATTTTCCAATGGTTGATAGAGGTTATATGAATGAGCAGGGCTCAAGTTCAACAGTACCTTCTTCATCTAATATTGAAATAATTGACAGTGATGATAAAGATGCTGAGAAGACAGTGATGGCTGCTAAATGCAATTCTCTTTGTGATATTAGCCGAGAAAGACCTAAATCCGATGCAACAGTAGACTGCACAGAAGTTCCATTCTACATAATCGATAGAGACTTCACAACCGAACAAGATGAAACCAGGACTGCCCTTTTTGATTTGTCGAACTTTGAAATATTGAGAGACCAATCTGGGGCCAATCGAATGGAGAATGTGTCAGTTGCTGTTGGAAAGGAAACATCTTCCTATCGTCAGGGGGACCCAGAAAAACCTCAAGCCTCAGTTGGAGAAGGCACTGTACATAAAGATCCAGTGGCTGTTAATGAATCCTGTGGACAAGCTTCTTTTGATGTATCTGACTTGGAAGTGACTGAGATGGAATGCAGTGCTGAAGTTATAGACAAA GTGCcctcaaaattcaaaaaggaTTCCTGTTGCCACCATGCCTCTTTGCGACCCCAAATTCCATCTTCAGGGCAGCCTGATGAAAAGAAGAGCGGGAACCCTGATATGTCCAAGATTGTCTTTGGCCAATATCCTCTTGCTACGAGACGGAACATCAATGATTTGG gaaccaagtcagtggtTAAAGTCAAAATGGAAGAAGCTCCCCTTATCGGAAGCAGTGGAAGTGTTCCACAGATTATCACTAAAGTACCTGGGTGCTTTGGTGCTCCAGCTGCCTTGGAAGGAGAAAAGG gaaccaagtcagtggtAAAAGTCAAAATGGAAGAAGCTCCCCTTATCGGAAGCAGTGGAAGTGTTCCACAGATTATCACTAAAGTACCTGGGTACTTTGGTGCTCCAGTTGCCTTGGAAG gaaccaagtcagtggtAAAAATCAAAATGGAAGAAACTCCCCTTATTGGAAGCAGTGGAAGTGTTCCGCAAATTATCACTAAAGTACCTGGGTGCTTTGGTGCTCCAGTTGCCTTGAAAGGAGAAAAGG GGAAAGGGCTGAAGGTAGTTAAGAAAGAGGATGGAGGAATGATGAAGGAAGCCAatg GGAAGATATCCAAGACAAGTAAAGAAGAGTCTGGGGAGAAATTTAGTCATGGTTCCAAAGACAAGGGAAGCACTTACATATCTGTGAAAACAGAACCAATGGATTCAGATGATTTCTCATCATCCGATTTGATCGATTTTTGCGATTCAGTGACGGCAGTAACTCAGTCTTGGCTT GAGTTGCCAACAGTTTCAGTTTCGTGGAAGGGGAAGTTAAGAATGGATAGGAAGTTAGTGCTCCTTCGTGATCCAGCCATGAAAGTGTGGGCAGTCCTCTATCACGAAAGACCTGGGTTCAGAGTCTTAACCAGCGGGTGGGAAGCTTTCGCCAAGGCAAACAACATTCAACCAGGAGATACATGCATTTTTGGAGTTGAAAGTCGATCAGAAGGTCTATTCCGTGTGAATATTGTCAGGAG AAGTTTGCACTTGTAA
- the LOC122656473 gene encoding B3 domain-containing protein Os02g0598200-like isoform X1, which produces MGYKNDVCTECTKKCLLIHGKRESSPTVTSFFKVLVGDGFSEVLFIPPKFARTVSSMLGRKTYLEDSSGQRWSVKVSTIDGSLAFRQGWDEFASDHFLENGQFLVFTYIIGSHFVVQIYDKSGCEKLNFSQKLTSGGKKAKPKLCSDHLPSDGRKPVPMEAHFPMVDRGYMNEQGSSSTVPSSSNIEIIDSDDKDAEKTVMAAKCNSLCDISRERPKSDATVDCTEVPFYIIDRDFTTEQDETRTALFDLSNFEILRDQSGANRMENVSVAVGKETSSYRQGDPEKPQASVGEGTVHKDPVAVNESCGQASFDVSDLEVTEMECSAEVIDKVPSKFKKDSCCHHASLRPQIPSSGQPDEKKSGNPDMSKIVFGQYPLATRRNINDLGTKSVVKVKMEEAPLIGSSGSVPQIITKVPGCFGAPAALEGEKGTKSVVKVKMEEAPLIGSSGSVPQIITKVPGYFGAPVALEGTKSVVKIKMEETPLIGSSGSVPQIITKVPGCFGAPVALKGEKGKGLKVVKKEDGGMMKEANVCLTGKISKTSKEESGEKFSHGSKDKGSTYISVKTEPMDSDDFSSSDLIDFCDSVTAVTQSWLELPTVSVSWKGKLRMDRKLVLLRDPAMKVWAVLYHERPGFRVLTSGWEAFAKANNIQPGDTCIFGVESRSEGLFRVNIVRRSLHL; this is translated from the exons atgGGTTACAAGAATGACGTATGCACGGAATGTACTAAAAAATGCTTGTTGATCCATGGAAAGAGAGAATCTTCTCCTACGGTTACTTCGTTCTTCAAAGTCTTGGTTGGTGATGGCTTCTCCGAAGTTCTG TTCATCCCTCCTAAATTTGCACGCACGGTTAGCTCCATGCTTGGTCGAAAAACTTATCTGGAAGACTCGAGTGGACAACGTTGGAGTGTCAAAGTATCCACTATTGATGGCTCCTTAGCTTTTCGACAAGGGTGGGATGAATTTGCATCAGATCATTTTCTGGAAAATGGGCAGTTTTTAGTATTCACTTACATTATTGGATCACACTTTGTGGTTCAAATATATGATAAAAGTGGATGTGAAAAGTTAAATTTCTCTCAGAAACTGACGAGTGGCGGGAAAAAGGCTAAGCCTAAGCTTTGCTCTGATCATTTGCCTTCAGATGGCAGAAAACCTGTTCCTATGGAGGCTCATTTTCCAATGGTTGATAGAGGTTATATGAATGAGCAGGGCTCAAGTTCAACAGTACCTTCTTCATCTAATATTGAAATAATTGACAGTGATGATAAAGATGCTGAGAAGACAGTGATGGCTGCTAAATGCAATTCTCTTTGTGATATTAGCCGAGAAAGACCTAAATCCGATGCAACAGTAGACTGCACAGAAGTTCCATTCTACATAATCGATAGAGACTTCACAACCGAACAAGATGAAACCAGGACTGCCCTTTTTGATTTGTCGAACTTTGAAATATTGAGAGACCAATCTGGGGCCAATCGAATGGAGAATGTGTCAGTTGCTGTTGGAAAGGAAACATCTTCCTATCGTCAGGGGGACCCAGAAAAACCTCAAGCCTCAGTTGGAGAAGGCACTGTACATAAAGATCCAGTGGCTGTTAATGAATCCTGTGGACAAGCTTCTTTTGATGTATCTGACTTGGAAGTGACTGAGATGGAATGCAGTGCTGAAGTTATAGACAAA GTGCcctcaaaattcaaaaaggaTTCCTGTTGCCACCATGCCTCTTTGCGACCCCAAATTCCATCTTCAGGGCAGCCTGATGAAAAGAAGAGCGGGAACCCTGATATGTCCAAGATTGTCTTTGGCCAATATCCTCTTGCTACGAGACGGAACATCAATGATTTGG gaaccaagtcagtggtTAAAGTCAAAATGGAAGAAGCTCCCCTTATCGGAAGCAGTGGAAGTGTTCCACAGATTATCACTAAAGTACCTGGGTGCTTTGGTGCTCCAGCTGCCTTGGAAGGAGAAAAGG gaaccaagtcagtggtAAAAGTCAAAATGGAAGAAGCTCCCCTTATCGGAAGCAGTGGAAGTGTTCCACAGATTATCACTAAAGTACCTGGGTACTTTGGTGCTCCAGTTGCCTTGGAAG gaaccaagtcagtggtAAAAATCAAAATGGAAGAAACTCCCCTTATTGGAAGCAGTGGAAGTGTTCCGCAAATTATCACTAAAGTACCTGGGTGCTTTGGTGCTCCAGTTGCCTTGAAAGGAGAAAAGG GGAAAGGGCTGAAGGTAGTTAAGAAAGAGGATGGAGGAATGATGAAGGAAGCCAatg TGTGTTTGACAGGGAAGATATCCAAGACAAGTAAAGAAGAGTCTGGGGAGAAATTTAGTCATGGTTCCAAAGACAAGGGAAGCACTTACATATCTGTGAAAACAGAACCAATGGATTCAGATGATTTCTCATCATCCGATTTGATCGATTTTTGCGATTCAGTGACGGCAGTAACTCAGTCTTGGCTT GAGTTGCCAACAGTTTCAGTTTCGTGGAAGGGGAAGTTAAGAATGGATAGGAAGTTAGTGCTCCTTCGTGATCCAGCCATGAAAGTGTGGGCAGTCCTCTATCACGAAAGACCTGGGTTCAGAGTCTTAACCAGCGGGTGGGAAGCTTTCGCCAAGGCAAACAACATTCAACCAGGAGATACATGCATTTTTGGAGTTGAAAGTCGATCAGAAGGTCTATTCCGTGTGAATATTGTCAGGAG AAGTTTGCACTTGTAA
- the LOC122656473 gene encoding B3 domain-containing protein Os01g0905400-like isoform X8, with amino-acid sequence MGYKNDVCTECTKKCLLIHGKRESSPTVTSFFKVLVGDGFSEVLFIPPKFARTVSSMLGRKTYLEDSSGQRWSVKVSTIDGSLAFRQGWDEFASDHFLENGQFLVFTYIIGSHFVVQIYDKSGCEKLNFSQKLTSGGKKAKPKLCSDHLPSDGRKPVPMEAHFPMVDRGYMNEQGSSSTVPSSSNIEIIDSDDKDAEKTVMAAKCNSLCDISRERPKSDATVDCTEVPFYIIDRDFTTEQDETRTALFDLSNFEILRDQSGANRMENVSVAVGKETSSYRQGDPEKPQASVGEGTVHKDPVAVNESCGQASFDVSDLEVTEMECSAEVIDKVPSKFKKDSCCHHASLRPQIPSSGQPDEKKSGNPDMSKIVFGQYPLATRRNINDLGTKSVVKVKMEEAPLIGSSGSVPQIITKVPGYFGAPVALEGTKSVVKIKMEETPLIGSSGSVPQIITKVPGCFGAPVALKGEKGKGLKVVKKEDGGMMKEANVCLTGKISKTSKEESGEKFSHGSKDKGSTYISVKTEPMDSDDFSSSDLIDFCDSVTAVTQSWLELPTVSVSWKGKLRMDRKLVLLRDPAMKVWAVLYHERPGFRVLTSGWEAFAKANNIQPGDTCIFGVESRSEGLFRVNIVRRSLHL; translated from the exons atgGGTTACAAGAATGACGTATGCACGGAATGTACTAAAAAATGCTTGTTGATCCATGGAAAGAGAGAATCTTCTCCTACGGTTACTTCGTTCTTCAAAGTCTTGGTTGGTGATGGCTTCTCCGAAGTTCTG TTCATCCCTCCTAAATTTGCACGCACGGTTAGCTCCATGCTTGGTCGAAAAACTTATCTGGAAGACTCGAGTGGACAACGTTGGAGTGTCAAAGTATCCACTATTGATGGCTCCTTAGCTTTTCGACAAGGGTGGGATGAATTTGCATCAGATCATTTTCTGGAAAATGGGCAGTTTTTAGTATTCACTTACATTATTGGATCACACTTTGTGGTTCAAATATATGATAAAAGTGGATGTGAAAAGTTAAATTTCTCTCAGAAACTGACGAGTGGCGGGAAAAAGGCTAAGCCTAAGCTTTGCTCTGATCATTTGCCTTCAGATGGCAGAAAACCTGTTCCTATGGAGGCTCATTTTCCAATGGTTGATAGAGGTTATATGAATGAGCAGGGCTCAAGTTCAACAGTACCTTCTTCATCTAATATTGAAATAATTGACAGTGATGATAAAGATGCTGAGAAGACAGTGATGGCTGCTAAATGCAATTCTCTTTGTGATATTAGCCGAGAAAGACCTAAATCCGATGCAACAGTAGACTGCACAGAAGTTCCATTCTACATAATCGATAGAGACTTCACAACCGAACAAGATGAAACCAGGACTGCCCTTTTTGATTTGTCGAACTTTGAAATATTGAGAGACCAATCTGGGGCCAATCGAATGGAGAATGTGTCAGTTGCTGTTGGAAAGGAAACATCTTCCTATCGTCAGGGGGACCCAGAAAAACCTCAAGCCTCAGTTGGAGAAGGCACTGTACATAAAGATCCAGTGGCTGTTAATGAATCCTGTGGACAAGCTTCTTTTGATGTATCTGACTTGGAAGTGACTGAGATGGAATGCAGTGCTGAAGTTATAGACAAA GTGCcctcaaaattcaaaaaggaTTCCTGTTGCCACCATGCCTCTTTGCGACCCCAAATTCCATCTTCAGGGCAGCCTGATGAAAAGAAGAGCGGGAACCCTGATATGTCCAAGATTGTCTTTGGCCAATATCCTCTTGCTACGAGACGGAACATCAATGATTTGG gaaccaagtcagtggtAAAAGTCAAAATGGAAGAAGCTCCCCTTATCGGAAGCAGTGGAAGTGTTCCACAGATTATCACTAAAGTACCTGGGTACTTTGGTGCTCCAGTTGCCTTGGAAG gaaccaagtcagtggtAAAAATCAAAATGGAAGAAACTCCCCTTATTGGAAGCAGTGGAAGTGTTCCGCAAATTATCACTAAAGTACCTGGGTGCTTTGGTGCTCCAGTTGCCTTGAAAGGAGAAAAGG GGAAAGGGCTGAAGGTAGTTAAGAAAGAGGATGGAGGAATGATGAAGGAAGCCAatg TGTGTTTGACAGGGAAGATATCCAAGACAAGTAAAGAAGAGTCTGGGGAGAAATTTAGTCATGGTTCCAAAGACAAGGGAAGCACTTACATATCTGTGAAAACAGAACCAATGGATTCAGATGATTTCTCATCATCCGATTTGATCGATTTTTGCGATTCAGTGACGGCAGTAACTCAGTCTTGGCTT GAGTTGCCAACAGTTTCAGTTTCGTGGAAGGGGAAGTTAAGAATGGATAGGAAGTTAGTGCTCCTTCGTGATCCAGCCATGAAAGTGTGGGCAGTCCTCTATCACGAAAGACCTGGGTTCAGAGTCTTAACCAGCGGGTGGGAAGCTTTCGCCAAGGCAAACAACATTCAACCAGGAGATACATGCATTTTTGGAGTTGAAAGTCGATCAGAAGGTCTATTCCGTGTGAATATTGTCAGGAG AAGTTTGCACTTGTAA